A genome region from Natranaeroarchaeum sulfidigenes includes the following:
- a CDS encoding SRPBCC family protein: protein MSTVSETIHVPAPVDEVFGFLDDPDNHMAVTPSIANIDNVERLENGGKRLDHTFRMAGVPLDGELVQTVHEPDERMVFEMRGRLEGEIELQFEAEDGGTRLTYAATYEIPGNVLSAVAEPFARRYNERELRTTLENVQTHFELAD, encoded by the coding sequence ATGAGCACTGTTAGCGAAACTATCCACGTCCCAGCACCAGTCGATGAGGTATTCGGGTTTCTCGACGATCCGGACAACCACATGGCCGTGACTCCCAGTATCGCCAATATCGACAACGTAGAGCGGCTCGAAAACGGCGGAAAACGCCTCGATCACACCTTCCGGATGGCTGGCGTCCCCCTCGATGGGGAGCTGGTTCAGACCGTCCACGAGCCCGACGAGCGGATGGTCTTCGAGATGCGTGGGCGGCTCGAAGGCGAGATTGAGCTCCAGTTCGAGGCCGAAGACGGCGGGACACGGCTGACGTACGCGGCGACCTACGAGATCCCCGGGAATGTGCTGTCGGCCGTCGCAGAGCCGTTTGCACGGCGGTACAACGAGCGAGAGCTCCGGACAACGCTGGAAAACGTCCAGACGCACTTCGAGCTCGCAGACTGA
- the engB gene encoding GTP-binding protein EngB translates to MFDDRPNRADEVVLTGRSNVGKSTLMRELTGHSFETGGKPGVTRSPNSYDWASDDFMITDLPGFGFMSGVPEEVREEIKTEVVQYIERHADDILVAILVVDGKSVIDIIDRHSGEGEIPHDVEMFHFLQELDIPTVVAVNKMDKVDDRDERLNDLCDRLGIYPPWKQWQETIAPITAKKGSIEPLNDAVRHHLEAQKRDDLKKFF, encoded by the coding sequence ATGTTCGATGACCGACCGAACCGCGCCGACGAAGTCGTCCTCACCGGGCGGTCGAACGTGGGCAAGTCGACGCTGATGCGGGAGTTGACTGGCCACAGTTTCGAGACGGGCGGCAAGCCCGGCGTGACGCGCTCGCCGAACAGCTACGACTGGGCGAGCGACGACTTCATGATAACTGATCTGCCCGGCTTTGGCTTCATGTCCGGCGTTCCCGAGGAGGTGCGCGAGGAGATCAAGACCGAGGTCGTCCAGTATATCGAGCGCCACGCCGACGACATTCTGGTGGCGATCCTCGTCGTCGACGGAAAAAGCGTCATCGACATCATCGACCGCCACTCCGGCGAGGGCGAGATTCCCCACGATGTCGAGATGTTTCACTTCCTCCAGGAGCTCGATATCCCAACCGTCGTCGCGGTCAACAAGATGGACAAGGTCGACGACCGGGACGAACGACTGAACGACCTCTGTGATCGACTGGGGATCTACCCGCCGTGGAAGCAATGGCAGGAGACGATTGCGCCGATCACCGCGAAGAAGGGATCTATCGAGCCATTGAACGACGCGGTTCGCCATCACCTCGAAGCCCAGAAACGAGACGACCTGAAGAAGTTTTTCTAG
- a CDS encoding Lrp/AsnC family transcriptional regulator: MVTAYVMIKANTGEADRLREEIDGIDGVEDAHIVAGDVDIIAKVLVETPGEVKNIAATAIQDVDGVEDTHTYIAMD, encoded by the coding sequence ATGGTTACTGCATACGTCATGATCAAGGCGAACACGGGGGAGGCGGACCGGCTACGTGAAGAGATCGACGGAATCGACGGTGTCGAGGACGCACATATCGTTGCCGGTGACGTCGACATAATCGCCAAGGTGCTCGTCGAGACGCCCGGCGAAGTGAAAAATATCGCCGCCACGGCGATTCAGGACGTCGACGGTGTCGAGGACACACACACCTATATCGCGATGGACTAA
- a CDS encoding DUF5518 domain-containing protein, giving the protein MTNWRAVVIGFLVLTVLSIFGIAVPGLGQLTAGLIGGFVAGYLAGGGLTGGAWHGLLAGSLGGIVAGLLLWIGLTIVGTAGGPIGSAIGATGGFVLAIAIVFFSMIVAIECALAGAIGGLLSEN; this is encoded by the coding sequence ATGACAAACTGGCGCGCGGTCGTGATCGGCTTCCTCGTCCTGACGGTACTGAGCATCTTCGGGATCGCCGTTCCGGGGCTGGGACAGCTCACCGCCGGGCTAATCGGCGGGTTCGTTGCGGGCTATCTCGCTGGGGGTGGACTGACTGGCGGCGCGTGGCACGGCCTCCTCGCTGGCAGTCTTGGGGGAATCGTTGCAGGCCTGCTCCTGTGGATCGGACTGACGATCGTCGGAACCGCCGGTGGGCCGATCGGAAGCGCGATCGGAGCCACTGGCGGTTTCGTGCTTGCGATTGCGATCGTGTTTTTCTCGATGATCGTCGCGATCGAGTGTGCCCTCGCCGGGGCGATTGGTGGCCTCCTCTCGGAAAATTAG
- a CDS encoding 50S ribosomal protein L39e: protein MGKKSKSKKKRLAKLERQNSRVPAWVMIKTDRDVTRNPKRRNWRRQSTDE from the coding sequence ATGGGTAAGAAATCGAAATCGAAGAAAAAGCGCCTCGCCAAACTGGAGCGACAGAACAGTCGCGTCCCGGCGTGGGTGATGATCAAGACCGACCGTGACGTCACGCGCAACCCGAAGCGACGCAACTGGCGGCGACAGAGCACTGACGAATAA
- a CDS encoding HdeD family acid-resistance protein: protein MSTVTPTPETYSLETGWKTLAVAGGSIAVLGVLAMVLPLAVGVAVSYIVGGLLIVGGLVHGAHVVSAKGWMGSLWQLTLAIVSLVAGIVIVVNPIIGLLSLTLMIVAYLLVNGIVELGVSLRMERGSGRGWIAASGVLSLGLAVLLWVQFPEVAAWIVGFMIGASLFLTGLSMVAVAYTGRQPVEDITPPAGEPRGT, encoded by the coding sequence ATGAGTACTGTAACACCAACACCTGAAACGTACTCCCTCGAGACGGGATGGAAAACGCTGGCAGTAGCAGGTGGTAGTATCGCCGTGCTGGGCGTCCTCGCGATGGTTCTTCCGCTTGCAGTGGGCGTAGCAGTCTCGTACATCGTCGGGGGCCTCCTCATTGTCGGGGGGCTCGTCCACGGAGCGCATGTCGTCTCTGCAAAGGGATGGATGGGGTCACTCTGGCAGCTGACACTCGCCATCGTGTCGCTCGTCGCTGGGATCGTCATCGTGGTGAATCCGATCATCGGTCTGCTGAGTCTCACGCTCATGATCGTCGCATACCTGCTCGTCAACGGCATCGTCGAACTCGGAGTGAGCCTTCGGATGGAGCGTGGATCCGGTCGTGGGTGGATCGCTGCCAGCGGCGTCCTGTCGCTCGGTTTGGCAGTATTGCTCTGGGTGCAATTCCCCGAAGTCGCGGCCTGGATCGTCGGGTTCATGATCGGAGCGAGCTTGTTCCTTACAGGGCTCTCGATGGTCGCCGTGGCATACACGGGCCGCCAACCAGTCGAGGACATCACACCCCCAGCGGGTGAACCGCGCGGGACGTGA
- a CDS encoding DUF7522 family protein — protein sequence MASQLLADEAADNIVRTSRTSLGDSLRSVTYFTRDDYEQLYLREDLERDADLTSFIGHEWRGFKTAQAAYEGTELGDYNYTIRVFDNGFLLRVTDEREGVFVTTDSLTMGDFNTVAQAVRSVLRDDI from the coding sequence ATGGCGAGCCAGCTACTCGCGGACGAAGCAGCTGACAACATCGTGCGAACGAGTCGGACGTCGCTCGGTGACAGCCTCCGATCGGTGACGTACTTCACACGCGACGACTACGAACAGCTCTACCTCCGGGAGGATCTGGAGCGAGACGCCGACCTCACCAGTTTCATCGGTCACGAGTGGCGCGGCTTCAAGACCGCACAGGCAGCCTACGAGGGAACCGAACTCGGCGATTACAACTACACGATCCGCGTCTTCGACAACGGATTTCTCCTCCGTGTGACCGACGAACGCGAGGGTGTTTTCGTCACCACGGATAGCCTCACAATGGGCGATTTCAACACCGTCGCACAGGCAGTGCGGTCCGTCCTCCGCGACGACATATAG
- a CDS encoding potassium channel family protein, with translation MRFVIIGAGRVGLRTGRVLQEEGHEVTLVERDAALAERARDQGFDVVGGDGSREEVLERAEIDEADALGALTGDLNTNFAACLIGKHHGCRTILRIDEDYRENIYRKYAEAVDEIVYPERLGAIGAKNALLGGDIRAIADIAQNLQVVELTVTEEAPTRGYTISELQLPADATVLAFGKEGEPLDIPDPDESLEEGDRLVVLADFDVLGDVRQILVGDNSRAAAQAGAGGV, from the coding sequence ATGCGGTTTGTTATCATAGGCGCTGGCCGAGTTGGACTGCGGACCGGTCGCGTACTACAGGAAGAGGGACACGAGGTGACGCTGGTAGAACGCGATGCAGCGCTCGCGGAGCGCGCGCGCGATCAGGGGTTCGATGTCGTCGGTGGCGATGGTTCCCGTGAGGAGGTGCTCGAACGGGCCGAAATCGATGAGGCTGATGCACTGGGTGCGCTCACGGGGGACCTCAATACGAACTTCGCAGCCTGTCTGATCGGCAAGCACCACGGCTGTCGGACGATCCTGCGGATCGACGAGGACTACCGCGAGAATATTTACCGGAAGTACGCAGAGGCGGTCGACGAGATCGTCTACCCAGAGCGGCTAGGTGCGATCGGGGCGAAAAATGCCCTGCTTGGCGGCGATATCCGTGCGATCGCCGATATTGCCCAGAACCTGCAGGTCGTCGAGTTGACGGTGACTGAGGAAGCACCGACGCGAGGGTACACGATCAGCGAGCTCCAGCTTCCCGCGGATGCGACCGTGCTGGCGTTCGGAAAGGAGGGCGAACCGCTCGATATTCCCGATCCGGACGAGTCACTGGAGGAGGGCGACCGACTGGTCGTGCTCGCCGACTTCGACGTGCTTGGTGATGTGCGACAGATACTGGTCGGCGACAACAGCCGCGCCGCCGCGCAGGCGGGCGCGGGAGGTGTCTAA
- a CDS encoding CTP-dependent riboflavin kinase — protein MSNAPTLTVGHDELAVLKLLALDGALAGEMKASCSELAEQLDASTQTASRRLQRLEDAGYLARETVTDGQWLSVTEEGEQALRAEYEDYRRIFEGATRVELVGTITGGMGEGKHYISLPGYMAQFRERLAYEPFEGTLNVELTDASIRRRSAMEALEPVHIDGWEDEDRTYGPAVCYPATIEAVDGERYEGAHVIAPERTHHDEDQLELIASDRLRDELGLDDDDTVTVTVEDR, from the coding sequence ATGTCAAACGCACCGACGCTGACCGTCGGACACGACGAACTCGCCGTCCTGAAGCTGCTTGCGCTCGATGGCGCGCTTGCGGGAGAGATGAAAGCCTCCTGTTCGGAACTCGCAGAGCAACTTGACGCCTCGACACAGACGGCGTCACGTCGGCTCCAGCGACTCGAAGACGCGGGGTATCTCGCCCGTGAGACGGTGACTGATGGGCAGTGGCTCTCGGTTACCGAGGAGGGAGAGCAAGCGTTGCGTGCCGAGTACGAGGACTACCGACGGATTTTCGAGGGGGCGACAAGGGTCGAGCTCGTCGGGACGATCACTGGCGGGATGGGCGAGGGGAAACACTACATCTCCCTGCCGGGCTACATGGCGCAGTTCCGCGAACGACTGGCCTACGAACCGTTCGAGGGAACGCTCAACGTCGAACTCACCGACGCCAGTATTCGACGACGCTCCGCGATGGAGGCGCTCGAACCAGTCCATATCGATGGCTGGGAGGACGAGGATCGGACGTATGGCCCGGCAGTCTGTTACCCGGCAACGATCGAGGCCGTGGACGGGGAGCGCTACGAGGGTGCCCACGTGATCGCTCCGGAGCGAACCCACCACGATGAGGACCAGCTAGAGCTTATCGCGTCCGACCGGCTTCGCGACGAGCTCGGACTCGATGATGACGATACGGTCACCGTCACCGTGGAGGACCGATAA
- a CDS encoding MBL fold metallo-hydrolase, which produces MDVINVTADAESFTCNAYLVPGKRTTLIDAGAMPGVEDVIAEHTDELDAVVITHQHGDHVQQLDAVLDRFDADCFAYDSHPRRTNGLVDGEEIVIGDEAFDVVHTPGHADDHISLISESTIFSGDVVVHDDGAFDDGSFGRTDRPGQSREQLIESIERILDRLPDSVEHMYAGHGGEFHGDVRDVIETALTRAEKREPKYPED; this is translated from the coding sequence ATGGACGTGATTAACGTCACCGCAGACGCCGAGTCGTTCACCTGTAACGCCTATCTCGTACCGGGTAAGCGCACGACACTGATTGACGCCGGGGCCATGCCGGGCGTGGAGGACGTCATCGCGGAGCATACTGACGAGCTAGACGCCGTGGTGATAACTCACCAGCACGGCGATCACGTCCAGCAACTCGACGCCGTGCTAGACCGATTCGACGCGGACTGTTTCGCCTACGACAGCCACCCGCGACGGACCAACGGACTCGTCGATGGCGAGGAGATCGTCATCGGTGACGAGGCGTTTGACGTCGTCCACACGCCCGGGCACGCGGATGATCACATCTCGCTGATCAGCGAGTCGACGATATTCAGTGGCGATGTCGTGGTCCACGACGACGGTGCCTTCGACGACGGTAGTTTCGGACGTACGGATCGCCCCGGCCAGTCGCGCGAGCAACTCATCGAAAGCATCGAGCGAATCCTCGACCGACTTCCGGACTCGGTCGAACACATGTACGCGGGCCACGGCGGCGAGTTCCACGGCGACGTCCGAGACGTTATAGAGACAGCGCTGACGCGTGCGGAGAAACGAGAACCGAAATATCCGGAGGACTAG
- a CDS encoding flavodoxin domain-containing protein, with the protein MARLLVVYGTGEGQTARVAARIGDVLADRAHDVTVTDIEDAGSAADPEEFDAVLVGSSIHVGAHHEAIREYVETSLSGASARPSAFFQLSLSSAVDDAERRAEAARYVDDLLEAADWHPDRIGLFGGALRYSKYGFLKRLLMKRIAKNATGDIDTSRDHEYTDWDEVEAFAADFAGFVERRLDDE; encoded by the coding sequence ATGGCACGGCTTCTCGTCGTATACGGCACCGGTGAAGGACAGACTGCACGGGTCGCAGCACGAATCGGTGACGTCCTCGCGGACCGCGCTCACGACGTGACGGTCACCGATATCGAGGACGCCGGGTCCGCGGCTGATCCCGAGGAGTTCGATGCCGTCCTTGTCGGCTCGTCGATCCACGTTGGGGCCCATCACGAAGCGATCCGCGAATACGTCGAGACGAGCCTGAGCGGCGCCTCGGCTCGCCCGAGCGCGTTCTTTCAGCTCTCGCTTTCGTCGGCTGTTGATGATGCGGAGCGACGGGCGGAGGCGGCACGGTACGTCGACGACCTGCTCGAAGCCGCGGACTGGCATCCCGATCGAATCGGGCTCTTTGGCGGTGCACTCCGGTACTCGAAGTACGGCTTTCTCAAGCGGCTCCTGATGAAACGGATCGCCAAAAACGCGACTGGTGACATCGATACGTCACGGGACCACGAGTACACGGACTGGGACGAGGTCGAGGCGTTTGCCGCCGACTTCGCTGGGTTCGTGGAACGGCGTCTTGATGATGAGTGA
- a CDS encoding 50S ribosomal protein L40e: MASFEKAEDRILSKMICMRCNARNAEGADRCRKCGYGKLRPKAKEARSA, from the coding sequence ATGGCTTCATTCGAGAAAGCAGAGGATCGAATCCTCAGCAAGATGATCTGTATGCGATGCAACGCGCGCAACGCCGAAGGAGCGGACCGCTGTCGCAAATGTGGCTACGGGAAACTGCGGCCCAAAGCCAAGGAAGCGCGCTCCGCCTAG
- the ribB gene encoding 3,4-dihydroxy-2-butanone-4-phosphate synthase: MVDTTSNAEVADTPPVDPVEEAITAFREGQPVCVHDFDDREGETDIIYPAGAVDVDAVEQLRNDAGGLVCVGLSGPVADAASLPFLSDAIDHPASETDHLAYGDRSSFSLTVNHRDTFTGITDEDRSLTITKVAEFAAAVDDGDSLDAEDFASEFRAPGHVHLLRAADGLLAERQGHTELGIALAQAADQPPAAVVCEMLDDDTGRALSTAAAREYAAAKGIPFVDGEGLVERLG, from the coding sequence ATGGTCGATACAACCAGCAACGCGGAGGTCGCCGATACGCCGCCCGTCGATCCAGTCGAGGAAGCGATCACGGCGTTCCGCGAGGGCCAGCCGGTCTGCGTGCACGACTTCGACGACCGCGAGGGAGAAACGGATATCATTTATCCTGCCGGGGCGGTCGACGTGGATGCAGTCGAGCAACTGCGCAACGATGCGGGTGGGCTGGTCTGTGTCGGTCTCTCCGGGCCTGTCGCCGATGCCGCATCGCTTCCCTTCCTCTCGGATGCGATCGATCATCCAGCCAGCGAGACCGACCATCTCGCCTATGGCGACCGCTCGTCGTTCTCGCTGACGGTGAACCACCGTGATACGTTCACCGGTATCACCGACGAGGACCGTTCGCTGACGATCACCAAAGTTGCCGAGTTCGCGGCGGCAGTCGACGACGGCGACTCACTCGATGCGGAGGACTTCGCGAGCGAGTTCCGAGCGCCCGGACACGTCCACCTGCTCCGGGCGGCGGATGGCCTCCTTGCCGAGCGACAGGGCCACACTGAACTTGGTATCGCGCTGGCCCAGGCCGCCGACCAGCCCCCTGCCGCTGTCGTCTGTGAGATGCTCGATGATGACACGGGCCGAGCGCTCTCGACTGCGGCGGCCCGCGAGTACGCAGCCGCCAAGGGAATTCCCTTCGTCGACGGCGAGGGACTCGTCGAGCGGTTGGGCTAG
- the twy1 gene encoding 4-demethylwyosine synthase TYW1, translated as MSDSDGPKQVGNPDYHSENHTAAQTCGWTANALRGEGKCYKYAFYGIESHRCIQMTPVVKCNERCVFCWRDHAGHAYELGDVEWDDPEAVVDASIRLQKKLLSGFGGNEQVPREVFEESMEPRHVAISLDGEPSLYPYLPELIDEFHARDMTTFLVSNGTNPEMLERCEPTQLYVSVDAPDRWTFDEVVKPVEDDAWERLVDTMDVLAEKADTRTVLRTTLVDGENMRDPDWYAAFYDRADPDYIELKAYMHVGHSRGRLDRSSMPDHDDVVAFAEAIREHMPDHDAIKDVPDSRVALVAKDADTWVPKLEKCSEFWNEE; from the coding sequence ATGAGCGATTCGGACGGGCCAAAACAGGTCGGGAACCCCGACTATCATAGCGAAAATCACACTGCCGCCCAGACCTGTGGCTGGACGGCAAACGCCCTCCGTGGCGAGGGGAAGTGCTACAAGTACGCCTTCTACGGCATCGAGTCCCACCGCTGTATCCAGATGACGCCGGTCGTCAAGTGCAACGAGCGCTGTGTCTTTTGCTGGCGGGATCACGCCGGACACGCCTACGAACTCGGCGACGTGGAATGGGATGACCCCGAGGCGGTCGTCGACGCCTCGATCCGCCTGCAGAAGAAACTACTCTCGGGCTTTGGCGGGAACGAGCAGGTGCCCCGCGAGGTGTTCGAGGAGTCGATGGAGCCCCGACACGTCGCCATCTCGCTGGACGGCGAGCCCTCCCTCTACCCTTATCTTCCGGAACTAATCGACGAGTTTCACGCCCGCGACATGACGACGTTCCTCGTGAGCAACGGCACCAACCCAGAGATGCTGGAGCGATGTGAGCCCACGCAGCTGTACGTCAGCGTCGACGCGCCGGACCGGTGGACCTTCGATGAAGTCGTCAAACCAGTAGAAGACGACGCCTGGGAACGGCTCGTGGATACGATGGACGTGCTGGCCGAGAAAGCAGATACCCGAACCGTGCTCCGGACGACCCTCGTCGACGGCGAGAACATGCGCGATCCCGACTGGTACGCCGCCTTCTACGACCGTGCGGATCCGGACTACATCGAGCTGAAAGCCTACATGCACGTCGGCCACTCGCGGGGTCGGCTCGATCGGAGTTCGATGCCCGACCACGATGATGTCGTTGCGTTCGCCGAGGCGATCCGCGAGCACATGCCCGACCACGATGCGATCAAGGATGTCCCCGACTCACGCGTCGCACTGGTCGCGAAAGACGCCGACACCTGGGTGCCGAAACTCGAAAAGTGCAGCGAGTTCTGGAATGAGGAATAA
- a CDS encoding Lrp/AsnC family transcriptional regulator, whose translation MVHAFVMVKTAAGKSESLLAEVRDEPHVVEAHIVAGEYDIIAEVEVDEVYQVLDASSSGIQALSGVSDTKTYISLD comes from the coding sequence ATGGTTCATGCGTTCGTCATGGTGAAGACGGCAGCCGGGAAGTCGGAGAGTTTGCTCGCCGAGGTCCGCGACGAACCACACGTCGTGGAGGCCCACATCGTGGCGGGCGAGTACGACATCATCGCAGAAGTCGAAGTTGACGAAGTGTATCAAGTACTCGATGCATCATCGAGCGGGATTCAGGCGCTTTCGGGCGTTAGCGACACGAAAACGTACATATCACTGGACTAA
- a CDS encoding DUF5813 family protein, whose protein sequence is MTTDEIPEPARRALDRHDAFEPTADGYECTTTPFDADVRARSAEGERDAVFEIEVRVPTLDAVVTDQTVGTAVADGWFDTLERRLADAYHAADVSDTDEPTIERESETVTATFGLRAWNASRGVDAAKAVIDFTEGTYVQGVIPGYEYGEPVAGLLKRAQQNGSADDAARGGMPL, encoded by the coding sequence ATGACAACTGACGAAATCCCCGAGCCAGCACGTCGCGCGCTCGACCGCCACGATGCGTTCGAGCCGACAGCGGACGGCTACGAGTGTACGACGACACCGTTCGATGCCGACGTTCGGGCCCGTTCTGCCGAGGGTGAGCGAGACGCTGTCTTCGAGATCGAGGTCCGCGTTCCGACGCTCGACGCCGTGGTCACGGACCAGACGGTCGGAACCGCCGTCGCTGATGGCTGGTTCGACACGCTCGAACGACGGCTGGCCGACGCCTACCACGCAGCCGACGTCAGCGACACCGACGAGCCCACGATCGAACGCGAGAGCGAAACGGTTACGGCGACGTTCGGGCTGCGCGCCTGGAATGCGAGTCGGGGCGTCGACGCCGCAAAAGCCGTCATCGATTTTACTGAGGGAACCTACGTGCAGGGTGTCATCCCCGGCTACGAGTACGGCGAGCCGGTCGCCGGGCTACTGAAACGAGCACAACAGAACGGGAGTGCAGACGACGCTGCCCGCGGTGGCATGCCGCTTTAG
- a CDS encoding translation initiation factor IF-6, with amino-acid sequence MLRAAFTGSAYVGVFATATDEYLLVRPDADDDLVDAMADELDVTAVPTTVAGSGTVGALATGNENGLLVTSRIVDHERERLEDETGSDVYELPGRINAAGNVVLANDYGAYVHPELSEEAVSTVEDALDVPVEQGKLAGVRTVGTAAVATADGVLCHPKTTDTELDYLEELLDVRADVGTINYGGPLVGSGLVANEHGYLVGEDTTGPELGRIEDALGYID; translated from the coding sequence TTGCTTCGCGCCGCGTTCACCGGATCCGCGTACGTCGGTGTCTTCGCGACGGCTACTGACGAGTATCTGCTGGTCCGCCCCGATGCAGACGACGACCTGGTCGACGCGATGGCCGACGAACTGGACGTTACGGCCGTCCCGACGACGGTCGCTGGCTCCGGAACGGTCGGGGCGCTCGCCACCGGCAACGAGAACGGACTGCTGGTAACGAGCCGGATCGTCGATCACGAGCGCGAACGCCTCGAAGACGAGACCGGCAGCGACGTCTACGAGCTTCCGGGCAGGATCAACGCCGCCGGGAACGTCGTCCTCGCGAACGACTACGGCGCGTACGTCCACCCCGAACTCTCCGAGGAGGCAGTCTCAACCGTCGAAGACGCCCTCGACGTCCCCGTCGAACAGGGCAAACTCGCCGGTGTCCGTACCGTCGGAACCGCCGCAGTGGCGACCGCCGATGGCGTCCTCTGTCACCCGAAGACCACTGATACCGAACTCGACTATCTCGAGGAGCTCCTCGATGTCCGAGCGGACGTGGGGACGATCAACTACGGTGGCCCGCTCGTTGGCTCCGGGCTGGTTGCCAACGAGCATGGCTATCTCGTCGGCGAGGACACGACCGGTCCCGAACTCGGCCGGATCGAGGACGCGCTGGGCTATATCGACTGA
- a CDS encoding 50S ribosomal protein L31e, with the protein MSASDFEERVMTVPLRDAKAEPKHKRADRAMKLVREHLAQHFSVEEENVRLDSSINEKVWSRGRKKPPSKLRVRAARFEEEGESIVEAEHAE; encoded by the coding sequence ATGAGCGCAAGTGATTTCGAGGAACGGGTCATGACCGTTCCCCTGCGAGACGCCAAGGCCGAACCGAAACACAAGCGCGCAGACCGTGCGATGAAGCTCGTCCGCGAGCACCTCGCCCAGCACTTCTCGGTCGAGGAAGAGAACGTCCGGCTGGATTCCTCGATCAACGAGAAAGTCTGGTCGCGCGGCCGCAAGAAACCGCCGAGCAAGCTTCGCGTGCGCGCCGCCCGCTTCGAGGAAGAGGGCGAAAGCATCGTCGAAGCAGAGCACGCAGAGTAA
- a CDS encoding NOG1 family protein produces MIFEDLPTTPRSEELIDKAFSRASRSGRAKQGREAQESMVQTASNILSDNLENVVTAWPDFDEIDPFYRELAEAIVETHEYDTDADGVDALRQSLSEVTWASRQTKQIGDEAMGKMRKASDDLARKHRKQAFARMADVVEQVAPNLRLIGDARDALKTLPDIDPDEPTIVVAGYPNVGKSSFVNTVTRARHETAEYPFTTRGIGVGHFHGTDVPSELREGKRSAADDHVRYQIVDTPGLLDRPPEERNDIESQAVSALEHLADCVLVVVDASMDCGYPIDVQLELRDALKAQFDDVPVLTICNKIDRSRDVEADHYMSVTEDENVEGVLAAAVDAVGYEPELPFEQ; encoded by the coding sequence ATGATTTTCGAGGATCTTCCGACGACGCCACGGTCGGAGGAGCTCATCGACAAGGCGTTCTCTCGCGCGTCGCGGTCCGGCCGGGCGAAGCAGGGCCGAGAGGCCCAGGAGTCAATGGTACAGACCGCATCGAACATCCTCTCTGACAACCTGGAGAACGTCGTGACGGCGTGGCCCGATTTCGACGAGATCGATCCCTTTTATCGCGAACTCGCCGAAGCCATCGTCGAAACCCACGAGTACGACACCGACGCGGACGGCGTCGACGCGCTCAGACAGAGCCTCTCGGAGGTGACCTGGGCAAGCCGCCAGACCAAACAGATCGGCGACGAAGCGATGGGGAAGATGCGGAAAGCCAGCGACGATCTGGCTCGAAAGCACCGCAAGCAGGCGTTTGCGCGGATGGCGGATGTCGTCGAGCAGGTCGCGCCGAACCTGCGACTGATCGGCGACGCGAGAGATGCCCTGAAGACACTGCCCGATATCGATCCAGACGAGCCGACGATCGTCGTCGCCGGCTATCCGAACGTCGGGAAGTCCTCCTTTGTCAACACAGTCACGCGAGCGCGCCACGAGACTGCGGAGTACCCCTTCACCACGCGGGGCATCGGCGTCGGCCACTTCCACGGTACCGACGTTCCGAGCGAGCTCCGCGAGGGCAAACGCTCGGCCGCGGATGACCACGTGCGGTATCAGATCGTGGATACGCCAGGACTACTCGACCGTCCACCGGAAGAACGGAACGATATCGAGTCACAAGCGGTCAGCGCACTCGAACATCTCGCCGACTGTGTACTCGTGGTCGTCGACGCCAGTATGGACTGTGGCTACCCGATCGACGTCCAGCTGGAGCTCCGGGACGCGCTGAAAGCGCAGTTCGATGACGTCCCGGTGCTGACGATTTGCAACAAGATCGATCGGTCCCGCGACGTCGAGGCCGATCACTACATGAGCGTGACGGAAGACGAGAACGTCGAGGGTGTCCTCGCGGCGGCGGTCGATGCGGTCGGCTACGAGCCTGAGCTCCCCTTCGAACAGTAG